Proteins encoded in a region of the Maniola jurtina chromosome 12, ilManJurt1.1, whole genome shotgun sequence genome:
- the LOC123870334 gene encoding prefoldin subunit 2, with the protein MAKNATKGGKKSNEEVFAGFQNLRAEQRQLANKISELEMDLNEHKIVIETLRGVEPERKCFRMVGGVLVERTVGAVLPELEGNRDRLPQALQALNEQLTRKGQEINDYIEKHDIRVQRGADAEPQAAAPDAAKSNVLVASA; encoded by the exons ATGGCAAAGAATGCTACCAAGGGTGGAAAAAAATCGAACGAAGAAGTATTCGCAGGCTTTCAGAACCTTCGCGCCGAGCAGAGGCAGCTCGCGAACAAGATATCAGAACTGGAGATGGACCTCAACGAACACAA AATCGTGATAGAGACGCTGCGCGGCGTGGAGCCGGAGCGCAAGTGCTTCCGCATGGTGGGCGGCGTGCTGGTGGAGCGCACCGTGGGCGCCGTGCTGCCCGAGCTGGAGGGCAACCGCGACCGTCTGCCGCAGGCGCTACAG GCTCTGAACGAGCAGCTGACGCGCAAGGGGCAGGAGATCAACGATTACATCGAGAAGCACGACATCCGCGTGCAGCGCGGCGCCGACGCGGAGCCCCAAGCGGCCGCGCCCGACGCCGCCAAGAGCAACGTGCTGGTCGCCAGCGCTTGA